ttgaaatagcagtaaaaccacattcattgatgaaatgacataagggatggaaaggagggatggcagttttacaggggggatgatttggaccgtttttatttcaggggggcatcccccctcatccccctccatcccctctcatcccctccatcccccctcatcccccctcaactccagtactggttacacTCAAATTCACTAGGAAACGAGTTCTGATTTGTGAAAAACCCCAGGTGCAGATTATGTGATGTTAGAGCTGCAGACCGTCATCAGCGTCCCCACAGGGCCCAGTGTTGCATCAGTAGGACTCTCACTTGTATCTTAACTTCCTTCATCCTGACGTAGTTTGAGGTTGTTGGAGGTTGTTGTCTGAACATGTTAGACATTTGGacatcacagtcacagatatgTGTTAGgttcagacccttaacattcgTAACACTGCACTTTATGGAGACAAAAGAGACACAGTACACAGTTAAGTATCTTTTTGACTTGCGCAAGGAGAGCAGCTGAGACGTGTACAGAGACGTGTACAATCTCAAACTCTATAACTTgtacatgtttttgtttgtaacaAGAAGTTCTCTGCAGACttctgctttatgctgataAACTGGAGACTTCTTGTGCAGCTCTTTTCAATCACTAACgcagcattgttttatcagtgtgtcACAGGAGAAGTAAATAGCTGTTATCATATGTTCTGTGAATAGCGAGCATGATAACTTATTTATAATAATTCCAACAATATGGTAGCGTATTTCTCCTCTCATTCAGTACCTAGATGGAATAGATTCTTTTCTAACCTCTACGGGACAGATAATATTTTCATTTCCTAGCCTAGCAATTTTTATATTCATGTTTCAACCAGAAATTCAAACAACTTTTTTAACATGTCATGTCATGCTAAAACAGTAGGCCCACTGTGCGGAACAAAATAGTGCAGGATTTGGGGGTAGACTTGGGCATGCactttattaaaatgtttttgccTTCATTACAAAAACGGAATAGATTCAtggtccatttttattttttacataattgtatttttatagGGAAGTTTAATGTCCACAGACTCCAGTTTGGAAAATCTGAGTCCTGTGCACCTCATATCTGTCCATATGCCCAAAATCTCTCACAGTCTACAGGCCAAACAAAGAACCACAAAAGTGCCTTATTGCTGTCTCTAAACTTTGGCTTCAGTAATAAAAACCTATAATTCCATCTCAGCCTTTGTGGATGCAGTTTCCCAAATCTAATGCACGTTACAATAGAGCTGTTATCTTTTACGCTGCGATTCCTCCGGCCTGTGTCATTCTCAGACATGGAAAACATGTGGTAGGAGCCAGAAAAGCATACTTGACAGTGAAATCGGAGGGCTTGAGAGCACGCTCATACGGGCTAACTAGCTGGAGTCCAGGTTCCTCTTACAGACAAACCTCCTCTTCATCTTTTTGTCCTTATCCTTATATTAATAACTTGTTCCTGGATTTCTTCTCTACCCACTCAAATCTGTCGAAAATGACAGAAGTACAAAGTCAACAATCTAATTGCTTTCATGATGAATAGCTCACCTTCAAATTGTCTTTCTGTAAACACAGACATGCTATGGAGGATATTTGTCTTATAATTTACAGTAGTAATGgtattataaaataaatataaaccatatttaaaaagaaaataaagataattaaagctgcaagcagcgatgaacgggccctcgcatgtGCAATTttctcaaaactaagtccgatgacaccacccatgagtctttatgtcaaaccattcaaaagttatggcagaaattaggaactatcaaatatggaccaatcagaagaagggtggggggcgcgctttttggcacttttgactgagaaaagtaatgcgcgtcctcgcaggatggagacgcacattttgatgtataacacacctgggtgcacgttacggttgggtgaagaaacggccgaagcaatggcataaattgcgccaaaattacacgattgattcaaaatggccgacttcctgttcggtttcggccatggcaccaagagacttctCTTTAAgtagtgacatgatacaggtgtgtagcgattttcgtgcatgtacgtcaaaccgtattgtggggcttgaggcagaaagttttcaagggggcgctgttgagccattaggccacgcccattaatgcaaaccattaaatatcacatttttcaccaggcctggcttgcgtgacttttggggcacgtttagggggaaaaaaggccctcatttcgtcagaaggaaaataataacaattcctacagatacaatagggctttcGTACTGTAAGTGCTCTGGCCCTAATAATCTATTGTATGTATCATAAACTGAGAATCGTCTTTTTTAATTCACTGTGCTTTTTCTGTTCTCCAGaaactccactggcttcccataaccgcaagaatccaattcaagatcgccctcatcacccacctctgcatctacagcactgcccctcaatacctcaaagacctcctgacccctcactcatccacccgGAACCTCCGTTCACAAAAGACCAACCTCCTCTATCAGCCCCACACATGACTCCGCTCCATGGGAGACCGAGCTTTCTGCTCCGCTgccccccacatctggaactccctccctgaacacctccgtcaaccccagtctgtggacaccttcaaaaaggggcttaaaacgttcctgttcaggaaggctttccctggtctttcttagatgttttttactatttttatgctttttttacTTCTCGTCTTTTATGTGCCCTGACTTTCCCTTGTTTATGTaatgcactttgagattatacatgaaaagtgctctacaaataaaatgtattattattattattattctgtcatTGATATATTAATGAAAGAGCTTTCTAAGAGAGGATGCCTGATTAAAGAAATGATGTGCTCAGAttcttttttaactttgtttttcaaTGTAAGTTTCTCCTTACATTGGAGGAAACCATGATGATTCAAACTCCTGGTGGTCATAAGACATGATGTCTTAGTACTAGCAGGAGGACATCTGGCACCAGCAATGGAAGATTGCGCACGTGTTTGAGAGTTTTGGAATTAAAAGTTAAATCAGGGCCATATCAACTCAGCATCTGTCGTTTCCATAGCAGGTATTAGTCATgtggaaaaaagttaaaaacaatACGGGGAGCTAGTGGACATCCAGGCAAGTTCCCCCTCGCTCACCTCAGAGGGAGCATTGCTAAGAGAAATAGTTAAATAACATTTCATGTTAAATGTTAGTGGCGATTCATCATGatggaaatgaatgaaaaagcTTGTTTTGGAAGTGCTGTTTTGGAGAAAGCTGAGAAATGCTTTTCTCTAAAATGACCATGGCAACACGTGACGCTTGCAAAACTGCATTTGCAAAACGCGAGACTTCTGAAACTATGTCCTTTAAACAGATCAGAGATATAGTGGGGATAAGAAGGAGACAGAGTGGGGCTAGGGATCGATCTGCAAGCCTGTTggttgaggatgaggatgatctatatatatatatatatatatatatatatatatatatatatatatatatatatatatatatatatatatatatatattgatccAGAGGCGCATCCATCACACTAAGCTGTGTGACAACTGAAGCTTGGCTGAAATAGTATCATGCAACTGGAACGTCACACAACCACAACCAGCTGCAGGACAAGACCACCAAACTATCAACCACATCCCTTGGGACGGGGTTAAGGATAAACCATAGGAAGACCAACCTGATGAGGATAAACACCTCAACCAACAACCAGTCACAGTAGAGGGCAAACCCCTACAGGAGGTCGACTCCTTCACCGTTACCTCGGCAGCATTAGAGATAGACAGGGCGGCACAGACAGCGACGTCACTGCGAGAGCAGGCAAAGCCAGAGCAGCGTTCATCATTCTAAAAAACATCTGGCCCTCCAAAGAAATAACCACAACAACTAAAGTATCTTCAATTCCAACGTGAAAAGCTCCTTCTCTACGGTTCAGAGAGGGGGagaaggacaaagaggacgtTGCAGAAGATACAAACCTCCATCAACTGCTTTCTGAGGCGCATCTTCAGAATCAGGTGGCCAGACTAAATCAGAAAGGAGGAACTGTGGCAGAGAGGAAGACAGGAGCCAGTAGAGAAACAAATACTGATGAAAGTGGGGATGGATGGGACACACCCTGAGGAAACCAGCAGCTACTACTACATGCCAGGCCCTGACTGGGAACCCCCAGGGGaagagaaggagaggacggcccaaaaacagctggagacGGGACACTGAGGCAGAACTCAAGAGTCGTCGGTGGCCTATGCTCCACTGGGAGCGACGGGTCTAAGTAAATGAGTTAGTAACTGGAACGTGATCTAAAGCACAGCAGTAAGTCTATCAGAGGACTGAAAAGGTAATGGCCCAAAGTCTAGACCTATTTCAGGGGAAATGCTGTAGTGTCATCTCAAGGAAACTAGAAATGCCTGCAAACCTTAATGAGGTGAACTAGTGATGTAAAGAAGAGAACCAAGTTCCTTTACAACAATGCCAGAGACTGATaagataattcaattcaattcaattttatttatagagcgtcTATTGAGACaccaggcgctttccagagacccagaacatgaacccccgagcagttattacataaacaatggcaggtaaaaactcccctagtgggagaaaaaccttaagtcaaacagtggcaagaaagaaAACCCTTTAGGAGAGAAGAAACCTTAAGCATCGTGCGGTAATGAATTCCATTAAATGAAATACTAAAATAGTTGTTTCTAAACTCTTACGTTATGAGGTTTACTTAGTTTTTCACAAATAGAATCAGTATTTTGGCTTATTTTTTGGTTTGTAAATAAACACACAGTGTCATGTCAGTGTCATGTATGTGTACACCTGACGTTTTATTTACTTAGCTGTATTAACATTAATCTACCTAAATCAATTCTTGCCGCAAAAGCACTGAATCAAATTGTGCAAAAGGTTAGCTAAAGTATATTTTCCTTCTTATCCTTCTGCTCAGGTGAAGCTGTGCAAACTCAGAGTGCCACAgattggaaaaaaaaggcaagagaggaaaaagagggggtagaggtgtgtgtgtatgtttggaaGTGGAAATGGGCAGCAGGGAGGAGGAATGTGAAGCATTTCTGATGCCGGTCCAGTGGCTGTTTACACAGTAGTCAGCCTGTGACATCAGAGTCCAGACTTTATAAATGTCAGCAGACACAAGAATGAGTAGTTAGCAAACAGCTGCACTGGTCACAGCGTACCATCAAACAGGTTACAGGCGGACCGAGCTCCATCACCGGCTTCAATGGAGAGACTGCAGAGTGACTGTGTGATCGCCCTGGGTGCTCTGCTGTGTCTGGCTGCACAGGTAAGACCTGCTTATCTAACACACTTTGGTGTCAATTTAGATCAAATGTGTCTTTGAAAGAAATGACAAAAGTTGTTTCCTGGGATTTTCCTCCATTTTATTAGACAAATAGTCCTGGTTGGAGGAGGAAAAACATACTGAGATTTCTTTCCAACTCTAAAGCTTTTAATCAATGCCAAAAATCACAGAAAGAGAGATCAAGATTTACTTGTTTTTGTCAGATCTAAAGTCCAAATATGATGTGATGTGAGGGGAATGCTTCTTTCTGTTGAAAATGTCATAAATAGTCAGCATTTTGGATGACTGCTGTTACTTTGTTACTTCAGTTTGAGAAGCAAAAATAGTTTTTTGATCATGTTGATTTGTGGTTTTGGGTTGTTTAAGATTAAATATCTGTTATTGCTCTATCCTGCATGGATgtaaagggaaaattggaatgcatttacccccccccccccccccccccccccccccacacacacacacactcactcacacacacacacacacacacactcacacacacacacacacacacacacacacacacacacacacacacacacacacacacacacaaaacaaagcaaaacaaaaaaacacaacattttagAGATTCTTTGGCTGTGATCAGGCTGGACTGGACTTGGCCATATTGGCTCCATCACACACTTGTAATTGGAAGCAGTGGTTTGGCTTGACTTTTGTGGAGACTGAGTTCTCCTCTGAGAACCCCAGTAAAGTTTCCATTTCTGCTTCATGTAAAAGATGTAGTAATAAGCAAAATTATATAAATAACAAGTCAAATATTTGCGATAATAATAACAAAGATATCTGAATGTAAAAATGTCTGACATTAAGACATTAAAATTGATATGTTGCCATTTATTCCATACAGGAAGATATTAGCTATTTTGTGCCGTGATCTAAATAATCCCTTCCCGTGTGGTGGTGCAGGTCTTGTGTCAGCTGTGTGAGCGGCCCTGTCTCTGCCCCGGTGCTGCCCCTGCGTGCCCCCCAGGGGTCCCGCTGGTGCCGGACGGCTGCCGCTGCTGCAAGGTGTGTGCCCGTCAGCACGGCCAGCCCTGTACGGAGATGCTGCCGTGTGACGGCCAGAAGGGACTGCAGTGCGACTACAGCGCCAGCTTCCCCGGGGGTCCGGGGGAGTGTGTTGGTGAGTCAGTGCCAATGGTTTGTCTGGGTAACACAGAGTGGATAATGCATAGAGTCACAGTCAGTTTGCATGAGAGTAATTGCAGTACGGTGGgaggtacggtggccgacaagggccaaacgcactgcaacggcctaatgcgtctcagttaaggaaaacggcttcaagtacagaaacgattcaaattcacaaactcaaaacgaggaacaaaaagaggaacgtggtgcaaatgaaaaaaacaaagacagatgcagcatcatcaaacgctgcaaatagagaaacgatgcaaagcacaaaacaatataaaacaaaaagttttatctgactatatttatatacggtttatatcactgtacaacgctgtacattatgggacgtttctttattatattttaacgttacagtcagctgttcggtctctctctacatcccgtgtgtctgtccattgagctgttacgccgagagagagcgccccctgcaggtttggagcacttcctgttgtagtgaccggttatgaagcgtttttcttttgaagatggtttcttgttttatatcgttttgtgctttgcatcgtttctctatttgcagtgtttgatgatgctgcatttgtctttgttttttgcagcaggttttttcatttacaccacgttcctctttttgtacctcgttttgagtttgtgaatttgaatcgtttctgtacttgaagccgttttccttaactgagacgcattaggccgttgcagtgcgtttggccctcgtCGGCCACCGTAGGGAGGACCTGTCAGCCATCTCCAAGAAATCAACTTCTATTTCCAGATTTCCAGAGCTGCTGTTGATAGTCCTCTAACAACTACAGTTTGACAGGCATGACAGGTTGCAGAGGTAACAGTTTCTCTGTGCCGTGGCTCCTCCAGGTCAGGAGGACCTGGGCTGTGAAGTGAATGGCGTCAGCTACCAGGAGGGCCAGTCCTTCCAGCCCTCCTGTGACACGTACTGCCACTGCAGAGGCGGAGGGCTGGTCTGTGTGCCAGCGTGTCCCCTGGACGTCCGCCGTCCCACACCGGACTGTCCCAACCCACAGCACGTCCGTCTGCCAGGGAAGTGCTGCAGGGAATGGGTGTGTGAGAATCTGGACAACACGGTCATTAAGGATGCCATTACAGGTAAGATACAGATAAGGTCACCTTCAAACATCAtccagaaaagaggagaaatgtGTGTTTTAGAGCAGATTTTCTTCAAGGAGCAACAGTTTAAAAGGCCATGCTCGTAAAATGCCAAAACAATAATTTAACATTatagaaatatatttatttgctttcttaacccttgtactgtctttgggtcaaaatgacctaattctcctgttccttctttcctcctgctctctccttccttctcccttcctcttttcttccttccttccttccttccttccttccttccttccttccttccttccttccttccttccttccttccttccttccttccttccttccttccttccttccttccttccttccttcattcctttccttccttccttccttccttccttccttccttccttccttccttccttccttccttccttccttccttccttccttccttcattcctttccttccttccttccttccttccttccttccttcattccttcattccttccttcattcctttccttctttccttccttccttccttttttccttctttttcccttccttccttcttcccttccttccttcttcccttcctcttttctcccttccttccttctttccttgtttccttccttccttccttccttccttccttccttccttccttccttccttccttccttccttccttatttcctccctttcttattttctcccttccttccttccttccttccttccgtccgtccttccttccttccttccttccttccttccttccttccttccttccttccttccttccttccttccttccttccttccttccttccttccttccttccatcttttgtcccttccttccttccttccttccatcttttgtcccttccttccttccttccttccttccttccttccttccttccttccttccttccttccttccttccttccttccttccttccttccttccttccttccttccttccttccttccttccttctttcctcccttcttctctccctccttccttgacccgaggACAGCACAAGTGTTCAGCTATATTAAAAGACTGATCCGATCTCACCAGATGATTTACAGCCGTTAGTGGAAAGTATTGAGGTAGAAACTTTGACACTGGCTGTGCCCAGAACGAAGCCTGGTACTTTGTTAAAGCTTTATTGAAGGAACTGTGTTAATTGATGAGCTTAAGAGGTCCTAGCAGGAGGATTTTCTTACTGTTACACAAGGAAAGAATTGTGTTTCCACTCACTCATTTCTAACCTTTATGCTAGACTAAGATAAAGTGTCTCGGGCTGTAGCTTCATCTTTCACTAAACTACAGCCAGGAGTCACATATGTACTTCCTAAAGTGTTTAAGAATTCCTTTATGTCCTTTCTCCTGACATCAGGGTTTGGAATATACATCATATTTTGCAGTGTCTTTGTGCCAATAACAAATGTATCTCCATATGCTGTGAGACTGAATTTCCCAGCTATAGTTTTTTCTCTGTGTTGATCGTGTAGTTTATACATAAAATAACCATTTAACCACTTTTATGAGCTCTGTCACTGGCAGTCATGTCTGGAAGTTTTTACTGGACCGTTTGGCAATAAACTGGGGTGTGTCTAGCCAAAGGAAAACTCCCAGAGTCCAAATATAAGCCACATTGCCagtcaaaatatatattttttcttgacTCTGTCTCCATGTTTCCTAGAGTcataacaacaaccacagctgaggGACAAATATATAACTCCATTACCTTTGCCTTCTCTGTTAAAAGGGGAGTGTCTGAGCATTTATGTTCATGAGACTGGTGTTAGGGAAATGAAGCAAACTGAAAACATCTGGATATCCAAATATTGTCTGAGTCAAACTGCATTATGGGAACAGCCAAGGAACATTTTGTTCTTGAGTACAAAACCTATGA
This is a stretch of genomic DNA from Cololabis saira isolate AMF1-May2022 chromosome 12, fColSai1.1, whole genome shotgun sequence. It encodes these proteins:
- the ccn5 gene encoding WNT1-inducible-signaling pathway protein 2 gives rise to the protein MERLQSDCVIALGALLCLAAQVLCQLCERPCLCPGAAPACPPGVPLVPDGCRCCKVCARQHGQPCTEMLPCDGQKGLQCDYSASFPGGPGECVGQEDLGCEVNGVSYQEGQSFQPSCDTYCHCRGGGLVCVPACPLDVRRPTPDCPNPQHVRLPGKCCREWVCENLDNTVIKDAITAMRPDRLWPALSSNNPLKRVIPPRPPCVQQSTQWSACSQSCGSGVSTRVSNHNPACKLQMETRLCKVRPCHAFHSGPRKPMWGQRGECKASYTSPGPIRLVHHSCFSIRAYRLRYCGQCADSHCCTPRQTSTAQVSFRCSTGRLFQRAVMMIHSCFCHNNCPYAPYTNPALWGYRP